One window from the genome of Hemitrygon akajei chromosome 4, sHemAka1.3, whole genome shotgun sequence encodes:
- the vstm5 gene encoding V-set and transmembrane domain-containing protein 5, translating into MVVFLMRTNSWNYKWLLSILCLSGLLLQIHGVTISVPHYIVNATVNENATLSVDNRCNRTLSIKWKHLLPWGMKNIVVWKPGNYQNISKGYEDRIELYRNGSIRLSNVQFNDAGCYVVTITDKEGSSKDGVIMLNINEPIYKDLHFVAVIVTVLVTLSIILMFLLWICNQSVELYKIKRTPNANGSTDMEVTSL; encoded by the exons ATGGTTGTGTTTCTAATGAGGACAAACAGTTGGAACTACAAATGGCTTCTCTCAATATTGTGTTTGTCAGGCTTGTTGCTACAAA TTCATGGAGTTACAATATCAGTACCTCACTATATCGTCAACGCCACAGTGAATGAGAATGCCACTCTTTCAGTGGACAATAGATGCAATAGGACACTTTCTATTAAATGGAAGCACCTATTACCATGGGGAATGAAGAACATTGTTGTCTGGAAACCAGGCAATTATCAAAACATTTCAAAAGGTTATGAAGACCGGATTGAGCTGTACAGAAATGGATCCATCCGGCTTTCAAATGTTCAGTTCAATGATGCCGGTTGTTATGTCGTGACTATAACAGATAAAGAAGGAAGCAGCAAGGATGGTGTTATTATGTtgaatataaatg AACCAATTTATAAGGACCTGCATTTTGTGGCTGTCATTGTTACAGTACTTGTAACATTATCTATTATTTTAATGTTCTTGCTATGGATCTGCAATCAAAGTGTGGAACTCTACAAAATAAAGAGAACACCGAATGCAAATG